In Flavobacterium sp. N1736, the following are encoded in one genomic region:
- a CDS encoding MlaE family ABC transporter permease, with protein MMLIRYLSQIGRYFLMLKEIFNKQTKWPVMRNLIFKEIDDLIIDSLGIVCFISFFVGGVVAIQTALNLTNPLIPKYLIGFATRQSVILEFAPTFISVIMAGKMGSFITSSIGTMRVTEQIDALEVMGVNSLNYLVFPKIIALLLYPFVIGISMFLGIFGGWLAGVYGGFTTSVEFINGAQMEFIPFHIVYAFIKTLIFAMLLATIPSFHGYYMKGGALEVGKASTVSFVWTSVSIILFNYILTQLLLGS; from the coding sequence ATGATGCTAATACGTTACTTATCTCAAATAGGAAGATATTTTTTAATGCTGAAAGAAATTTTTAATAAACAGACCAAATGGCCTGTAATGAGAAATTTAATTTTCAAAGAAATCGATGATTTAATTATTGACTCACTTGGTATCGTTTGCTTTATCTCTTTCTTCGTAGGAGGAGTTGTTGCCATCCAGACGGCATTGAACTTAACTAATCCGTTAATTCCCAAATATTTAATTGGTTTTGCCACACGTCAATCTGTAATTTTGGAGTTTGCTCCTACTTTTATCTCGGTTATTATGGCGGGAAAAATGGGATCATTTATTACTTCAAGTATTGGTACAATGCGCGTTACAGAACAAATTGACGCCTTAGAAGTTATGGGTGTAAACTCACTTAACTACTTGGTTTTTCCTAAAATAATCGCATTACTTTTATATCCTTTTGTTATTGGAATCAGTATGTTTTTAGGGATTTTTGGAGGTTGGCTTGCCGGTGTTTACGGAGGTTTTACCACAAGTGTTGAATTCATAAATGGAGCACAAATGGAATTTATTCCGTTTCATATCGTATATGCTTTTATCAAAACTTTAATCTTCGCGATGTTATTGGCAACAATTCCGTCATTTCATGGTTATTATATGAAAGGCGGAGCTTTAGAAGTAGGAAAAGCAAGTACCGTATCGTTTGTTTGGACATCTGTTTCGATCATTCTTTTTAATTATATACTAACACAATTGTTACTGGGATCATGA
- a CDS encoding glycosyltransferase, translating into MKYYIVIPAHNEQDLIGLTLQSLVSQTVLPSKIVVVNDNSTDKTEEIVLGFAKENTFISVVNKTSDAIHMPGSKVIQAFQKGFETLDAEYDIIVKIDGDLIFPPNYFETIISHFQSDPKIGMAGGFCYIEKNGDWVLENLTDKDHIRGALKAYRKETFLQIGGLKPAMGWDTVDELLCKYYDWKIVTDASLHVKHLKPTGANYNKTARYKQGEAFYTLGYGFLITSIASAKLAMMKKKPFLFFDYIKGFLKAKKAKTPLLVTPEQAKFIRNYRLQKMKEKLF; encoded by the coding sequence ATGAAATATTACATCGTCATTCCCGCGCATAACGAACAGGATTTAATTGGTCTGACCTTACAGTCTTTAGTTTCACAAACAGTTTTACCTTCAAAAATTGTTGTTGTAAATGACAATTCAACAGATAAAACAGAAGAAATTGTGTTGGGTTTTGCAAAGGAAAATACGTTTATTTCAGTTGTAAATAAAACTTCAGACGCTATTCATATGCCTGGAAGCAAAGTGATTCAGGCTTTTCAGAAAGGTTTTGAAACTTTAGATGCTGAATATGATATTATTGTAAAAATAGACGGCGACTTAATTTTTCCACCAAATTATTTTGAAACAATCATATCTCATTTTCAATCTGATCCAAAAATTGGAATGGCAGGAGGATTTTGCTACATTGAAAAAAATGGCGATTGGGTTTTAGAAAACCTGACAGATAAAGATCATATTCGCGGTGCATTGAAAGCGTACAGAAAAGAAACTTTCCTGCAAATTGGAGGTTTAAAACCCGCAATGGGCTGGGATACTGTAGACGAATTGCTTTGTAAATATTACGACTGGAAAATAGTTACAGATGCTTCGTTACACGTAAAACATCTTAAACCAACTGGTGCAAATTATAACAAAACAGCGCGTTATAAACAAGGAGAAGCCTTTTATACTTTGGGCTACGGCTTTTTAATAACATCAATTGCATCGGCAAAGCTGGCGATGATGAAGAAAAAACCATTCTTATTTTTTGATTATATTAAAGGATTCTTGAAAGCTAAAAAAGCTAAAACTCCTTTATTGGTTACCCCCGAACAAGCTAAATTTATAAGAAATTATCGTTTACAAAAAATGAAAGAGAAGCTTTTCTAG
- a CDS encoding M20/M25/M40 family metallo-hydrolase produces MKKLYFFLPFVLFACKSNTSTVSNTSSKSDFKPAEISYKVKETEVSDFLKYLSSDELEGRETGTKGIEKAAEFLEDFLKKNNVKPYFKTYRDTLTNFKSPAFNIVGVIEGTDPVLKKEFVVLSAHYDHIGLEKKKQDDIINNGANDDASGVTAVAQMAKYFSETKSNKRSILIVFFAGEEKGLLGSKSLVQKLKAQDFNLYAQLNIEMIGVPMKRDYLAYITGFDKSNMAEKINQYTGKNTIGFLPKEAEYKLFYRSDNYSFYEAFKKPCQSISTFDFENFEFYHHVSDEFKVMDIPHITAFVQEFLPAVTQITDTPTQEITMK; encoded by the coding sequence ATGAAAAAACTATACTTTTTTCTTCCATTTGTTTTATTTGCATGTAAATCGAATACATCGACAGTAAGCAATACATCTTCCAAATCAGATTTTAAACCTGCAGAGATTAGTTATAAAGTGAAGGAAACAGAAGTTTCGGATTTCTTAAAATATCTTTCTTCAGATGAACTGGAAGGCCGTGAAACCGGAACTAAAGGAATTGAAAAAGCAGCTGAATTTTTAGAAGACTTTTTAAAGAAGAACAATGTAAAACCTTATTTTAAAACATATCGTGATACATTAACCAATTTTAAATCTCCGGCTTTTAATATCGTTGGCGTTATTGAAGGAACAGATCCTGTACTTAAAAAAGAGTTTGTGGTTTTAAGTGCACATTATGATCATATTGGTTTAGAGAAAAAAAAGCAGGACGATATTATTAATAATGGTGCCAATGATGATGCTTCGGGCGTGACGGCGGTTGCACAAATGGCAAAATATTTTAGCGAAACAAAATCGAATAAAAGAAGTATTCTGATTGTGTTTTTTGCAGGAGAAGAAAAAGGATTATTAGGATCTAAAAGTTTAGTTCAGAAACTTAAAGCGCAGGACTTTAATTTATATGCGCAATTAAATATCGAAATGATTGGTGTGCCAATGAAACGTGATTATCTGGCTTATATAACTGGTTTTGATAAATCGAACATGGCGGAGAAAATAAATCAGTATACAGGAAAAAATACAATTGGGTTTTTACCAAAAGAAGCCGAATATAAATTGTTTTACAGATCTGATAATTATTCATTTTATGAAGCTTTCAAAAAACCATGTCAATCGATAAGTACTTTCGATTTTGAAAATTTTGAATTCTATCATCACGTTTCAGATGAATTTAAAGTAATGGATATTCCGCACATAACTGCTTTTGTACAAGAATTTTTGCCGGCTGTAACTCAAATTACAGATACCCCAACACAAGAAATTACGATGAAATAA
- a CDS encoding SprT-like domain-containing protein, whose translation MSETLAKYLPEHAVKPAFELIVANQVHLKIVNERQTRHGDYRRGHTGKHEITVNSSLNKYRFLITLIHEIAHLVAFEKFGRNIKPHGDEWKFTFQRLMVPFIRPEIFPGQLLPLLARHFKNPTASSDTDTTLSLALKQYDKENDKNYIFEIPYGSVFRIKNGKIFKKLAVRTKRFECIEISSGRTYLFNPNAEVELLPGNY comes from the coding sequence TTGAGCGAAACGTTAGCTAAATATTTACCGGAACATGCTGTAAAGCCTGCTTTTGAATTGATTGTTGCCAATCAGGTTCATCTTAAAATTGTTAATGAACGCCAGACGCGTCATGGCGATTACAGGAGGGGACATACCGGTAAACATGAAATCACGGTAAATTCGAGTTTAAATAAATATCGTTTTTTGATTACGCTGATTCATGAAATTGCACATTTGGTCGCTTTTGAAAAGTTTGGTCGAAATATAAAACCACACGGTGACGAATGGAAATTTACGTTCCAGCGTTTGATGGTTCCCTTTATTCGTCCGGAGATTTTTCCGGGACAATTATTGCCGTTGCTAGCACGTCATTTTAAGAACCCAACCGCAAGCAGCGATACCGATACCACTTTGTCTTTGGCTTTAAAGCAATATGATAAGGAAAACGATAAAAACTACATATTTGAGATTCCGTACGGAAGTGTTTTCAGAATTAAAAACGGTAAAATATTCAAGAAACTTGCAGTAAGAACAAAGCGTTTTGAATGTATCGAAATAAGTTCAGGAAGAACCTATCTTTTTAATCCAAATGCCGAAGTAGAACTTTTACCGGGGAATTATTAA
- a CDS encoding SDR family NAD(P)-dependent oxidoreductase, whose translation MKNIIVTGTSRGIGYELALQFANAGHQVLAISRNIPKVLLEHQNITCLSVDLANKSALGVVDDFLSSTWKKVDAVVHNAGALLLKPFAETTQADFESIYKVNVFAVANLTRICLPYLQKGSHVVTISSIGGVRGSLKFAGLAAYSSSKGAVITLSELLAEEYKEQGISFNVLALGSVQTEMLNEAFPGYQAPISAEGMATYIYDFTLNGNKYFNGKVLEVSSTNP comes from the coding sequence ATGAAAAATATTATTGTTACAGGAACCAGTAGAGGAATTGGTTACGAATTAGCGTTGCAATTTGCAAATGCCGGTCATCAGGTTTTGGCCATTTCCAGAAATATACCAAAAGTACTTTTAGAGCATCAAAATATAACGTGTCTTTCAGTTGATTTGGCAAATAAATCGGCTTTGGGAGTTGTAGATGATTTTCTTTCTTCAACATGGAAAAAGGTTGATGCCGTAGTTCATAATGCGGGCGCTTTGTTATTAAAACCTTTCGCAGAAACTACTCAGGCTGATTTTGAAAGTATTTATAAAGTCAATGTTTTTGCAGTGGCAAATCTTACCAGAATTTGTTTGCCGTATCTTCAAAAAGGCAGTCATGTGGTTACAATAAGTTCTATTGGCGGTGTAAGAGGAAGTCTTAAATTTGCCGGATTAGCAGCTTACAGTTCTAGTAAAGGCGCTGTAATTACTTTATCAGAATTACTGGCAGAAGAATATAAAGAACAGGGAATTTCGTTTAATGTTTTGGCTCTGGGTTCTGTTCAGACAGAGATGTTAAATGAAGCTTTTCCGGGATATCAGGCACCAATTTCTGCAGAAGGAATGGCAACTTATATTTATGATTTTACGCTTAACGGAAATAAATACTTTAACGGAAAAGTATTGGAAGTTTCTTCGACAAATCCGTAA
- the gcvP gene encoding aminomethyl-transferring glycine dehydrogenase, which translates to MKTDAFALRHIGPRETDLQHMLQTIGVESIEQLVYETLPDDIRLKAPLNLDPAMTEYEFANHIQELGKKNKVFKSYIGLGYHPTIVPAPIQRNIFENPGWYTAYTPYQAEIAQGRLEAILNFQTTVIELTGMEIANASLLDEGTAAAEAMALLFDVRTRDQKKNNTNKFFVSEEILPQTLSILQTRSTPIGIELVVGNHENFDFSNEFFGAILQYPGKYGQVNDYNAFVAKAKENEIKVAFAADILSLAALTSPGEMGAAVVVGTTQRFGIPMGYGGPHAAFFATKDEYKRSMPGRIIGVSIDVNGNRALRMALGTREQHIKREKATSNICTAQVLLAVMAGMYAVYHGPKGLQYIANKVHASAVTTAEALNKLGVFQTNTAYFDTILVKADAQKVKAIAEKNEVNFYYVDADTISISFNETTSIKDINQIIAIFAEALGKETFTVAELATASQLPASLERTSSFLTHDVFNNHHSESQIMRYIKKLERKDLSLNHSMISLGSCTMKLNAASEMLPLSMPNWNSIHPFAPVEQAEGYITMLKKLEQQLNVITGFAGTTLQPNSGAQGEYAGLMAIRAYHLSRNESHRNVCLIPSSAHGTNPASAAMAGMKIIVTKTTPEGNIDVEDLREKAIEHKDDLSCLMVTYPSTHGVFESSIIEITKLIHDNGGLVYMDGANMNAQVGLTNPATIGADVCHLNLHKTFAIPHGGGGPGVGPICVNEKLVPFLPTNPILKVGGEQAITAISSAPYGSALVCLISYGYITMMGAEGLKSATEHAILNANYMKSRFEGHYPILYTGECGRAAHEMILDCRSFKENGIEVGDIAKRLMDYGFHAPTVSFPVAGTLMIEPTESEDLAELDRFCDAMISIRKEIEAATADDKNNVLKNAPHTLAMLTTDTWNFPYTREKAAYPLEYIAENKFWPSVRRVDDAYGDRNLVCSCAPIEAYMEN; encoded by the coding sequence ATGAAAACAGATGCTTTTGCTTTAAGACACATTGGCCCAAGAGAAACAGATCTTCAACACATGTTACAAACTATTGGAGTTGAATCGATCGAACAACTTGTTTACGAAACCCTTCCGGATGACATTCGTTTAAAAGCACCTTTGAATTTGGATCCTGCCATGACAGAATACGAATTCGCAAATCATATTCAGGAATTAGGAAAGAAAAACAAAGTATTCAAATCGTATATTGGTTTAGGCTATCATCCAACTATCGTTCCGGCACCAATTCAAAGAAATATCTTCGAAAATCCGGGATGGTATACTGCTTATACACCTTATCAGGCAGAAATTGCTCAAGGTCGTCTTGAGGCAATTTTAAATTTCCAAACTACTGTTATCGAATTAACAGGAATGGAAATTGCAAACGCTTCTTTATTAGATGAAGGAACTGCTGCTGCCGAAGCAATGGCTTTATTATTTGATGTTCGCACACGTGACCAAAAGAAAAACAATACAAACAAATTCTTCGTTTCTGAAGAAATTTTACCACAAACTTTATCAATCCTGCAAACGCGTTCAACTCCTATTGGAATTGAATTAGTTGTTGGGAACCACGAAAACTTTGATTTTTCTAATGAGTTTTTTGGAGCCATTTTACAATATCCGGGAAAATACGGGCAGGTAAACGATTATAATGCTTTTGTTGCCAAAGCAAAAGAAAATGAAATAAAAGTAGCCTTTGCTGCTGATATTTTATCATTAGCTGCTTTAACTTCTCCGGGAGAAATGGGAGCTGCAGTTGTTGTTGGAACTACACAGCGATTTGGTATACCAATGGGTTATGGTGGTCCTCACGCTGCTTTTTTTGCCACTAAAGACGAATACAAGCGATCTATGCCAGGTCGTATTATTGGAGTTTCTATTGATGTAAACGGAAATCGCGCTTTACGTATGGCATTAGGAACTCGTGAGCAGCACATTAAACGTGAAAAAGCAACTTCAAATATTTGTACCGCTCAGGTTTTATTAGCGGTTATGGCAGGAATGTATGCGGTTTACCACGGACCAAAAGGATTACAATACATTGCAAATAAAGTTCACGCATCGGCAGTTACTACTGCTGAAGCTTTAAATAAACTAGGCGTTTTTCAAACCAATACAGCTTACTTTGATACTATTTTAGTAAAAGCAGATGCTCAAAAAGTAAAAGCAATTGCTGAGAAAAACGAAGTAAACTTTTACTATGTTGATGCCGATACGATTTCTATTTCGTTCAACGAAACAACTTCAATTAAAGACATCAACCAAATTATTGCCATTTTTGCTGAGGCTTTAGGAAAAGAAACTTTTACTGTTGCTGAATTAGCAACTGCAAGTCAATTACCTGCTTCATTAGAAAGAACGTCATCTTTCTTAACGCATGATGTATTCAACAACCATCATTCAGAAAGTCAGATAATGCGTTACATCAAAAAATTAGAACGTAAAGATTTATCGTTGAATCATTCCATGATTTCATTAGGTTCTTGTACGATGAAATTAAACGCAGCTTCGGAAATGTTGCCTTTATCAATGCCAAACTGGAACAGCATTCACCCTTTTGCACCAGTAGAACAAGCAGAAGGTTATATCACAATGCTTAAAAAATTAGAGCAGCAATTAAACGTAATTACAGGATTTGCCGGAACTACATTACAGCCTAATTCAGGAGCTCAGGGAGAATATGCAGGTTTAATGGCTATTCGTGCTTACCATTTATCGAGAAACGAAAGTCACCGTAATGTATGTTTAATTCCTTCATCGGCTCACGGAACAAATCCTGCTTCTGCAGCGATGGCCGGAATGAAAATTATTGTTACTAAAACGACTCCGGAAGGAAACATTGATGTAGAAGATTTGAGAGAAAAAGCGATTGAACACAAAGATGATTTATCTTGTTTAATGGTAACGTATCCTTCTACACACGGAGTTTTCGAATCTTCGATTATTGAAATCACTAAATTAATCCACGACAATGGCGGATTAGTATATATGGATGGTGCAAACATGAACGCGCAAGTTGGATTAACAAATCCTGCTACAATTGGTGCTGATGTTTGTCACTTAAACTTACACAAAACATTCGCTATTCCTCACGGTGGTGGCGGACCTGGTGTTGGACCTATTTGTGTGAACGAAAAACTGGTTCCGTTTTTACCAACAAACCCAATCTTAAAAGTTGGCGGCGAACAAGCTATTACAGCTATTTCATCTGCACCTTACGGATCAGCTTTAGTATGTTTAATTTCTTACGGTTACATCACAATGATGGGTGCCGAAGGATTAAAAAGTGCTACAGAGCATGCTATTTTGAACGCAAACTATATGAAATCCCGTTTCGAAGGACACTACCCAATTCTTTATACCGGAGAATGCGGAAGAGCGGCTCACGAAATGATTTTAGATTGTCGTTCGTTTAAAGAAAACGGAATTGAAGTTGGTGATATCGCAAAACGTTTAATGGATTACGGTTTTCACGCTCCTACAGTTTCTTTCCCTGTAGCAGGAACTTTAATGATTGAACCTACTGAATCTGAAGATTTAGCAGAGTTAGATCGTTTTTGTGATGCAATGATTTCTATCAGAAAAGAAATTGAAGCTGCAACAGCCGATGATAAAAATAATGTATTAAAAAATGCACCTCACACATTGGCAATGTTAACTACAGATACTTGGAATTTTCCTTATACCAGAGAAAAAGCGGCTTACCCATTAGAATACATCGCTGAAAATAAATTTTGGCCATCAGTTCGTCGTGTAGATGACGCTTACGGTGACAGAAACTTAGTTTGCAGCTGTGCTCCTATCGAAGCTTACATGGAAAACTAA
- a CDS encoding ABC transporter ATP-binding protein: MIEVKNLEKSFGDSKVLKGISTVFETGKTNLIIGQSGSGKTVLLKSLLGIHTPDAGTIEFDGRVYSDLNPDEKRELRTEIGMVFQGSALFDSMTVQENVAFPLKMFTSDNKAKIQERVDFVLERVNLVDAHKKLPSEISGGMQKRVAIARAIVNNPKYLFCDEPNSGLDPNTSTLIDNLIKEITEEYNITTVINTHDMNSVMEIGENIVFLKKGLKAWQGTKEEIFRTDNKDIVKFVYSSNLFKKVREAYLREG; encoded by the coding sequence ATGATAGAAGTAAAAAATTTAGAAAAATCATTTGGAGATAGTAAAGTTCTAAAAGGGATTTCGACAGTTTTTGAAACTGGAAAAACCAACTTAATTATTGGACAAAGTGGATCGGGAAAAACGGTTCTGTTAAAAAGTTTATTAGGTATTCATACGCCTGATGCAGGAACTATTGAATTTGACGGACGTGTATATTCTGACTTAAATCCGGATGAAAAAAGAGAATTAAGAACTGAAATTGGAATGGTTTTTCAAGGAAGTGCTTTATTTGATTCGATGACTGTTCAGGAAAATGTTGCTTTCCCTTTAAAGATGTTTACCAGCGACAATAAAGCTAAAATACAAGAACGTGTCGATTTTGTTCTAGAAAGGGTAAACTTGGTTGATGCGCATAAAAAATTACCATCAGAGATTTCAGGAGGTATGCAAAAACGTGTGGCAATTGCCCGCGCGATTGTAAATAATCCTAAATATTTATTTTGTGATGAACCTAACTCAGGTTTAGATCCAAATACCTCAACTTTGATTGATAACCTGATTAAGGAAATTACCGAAGAATACAATATTACAACTGTAATTAACACACACGATATGAACTCGGTAATGGAAATTGGTGAGAATATCGTATTCCTAAAAAAAGGACTAAAAGCGTGGCAGGGAACTAAAGAAGAAATTTTTAGAACCGACAATAAAGATATTGTAAAGTTTGTTTACTCTTCAAATCTGTTTAAAAAAGTAAGAGAAGCGTATTTGAGAGAAGGATAA
- a CDS encoding 3-oxoacyl-ACP synthase III family protein: MKIKIIGIGSYIPNKEVKNTDFDKHVFLNEDGTPFGYPNEVVINKFKGITGIENRRYAEDHHTSSDLAYFAAEKALENANIDRETLDYIIFAHNFGDVKTGTNQSDILPSLATRVKNKLDIKNPKCVAYDILFGCPGWIEGVLQANAFIKSGMAKRVLVIGAETLSRVVDDHDRDSMIYSDGAGASILEASDDEAGLLSYESATFANDEANFLYFGKSYNPDLDPDIKYIKMYGRKIYEFALSQVPCAMKNCLDKSGIGIDEVKKILIHQANEKMDEAIIARFYKLYDKTAPENIMPMSIHDLGNSSVATVPTLYDLLIQGKLENHEINKGDVVIFASVGAGMNVNAFVYRY, translated from the coding sequence ATGAAAATAAAAATTATAGGTATCGGGAGCTATATTCCTAATAAAGAAGTTAAGAATACTGACTTTGACAAGCATGTTTTTTTGAATGAAGACGGAACTCCTTTTGGTTATCCGAATGAAGTTGTCATTAATAAGTTCAAAGGTATAACCGGAATTGAAAATCGCCGTTATGCCGAAGATCACCATACATCATCGGATTTAGCCTATTTTGCAGCCGAAAAAGCACTTGAAAATGCTAATATCGACCGTGAAACTTTAGATTACATCATTTTTGCACACAATTTTGGTGATGTAAAAACTGGAACAAATCAATCAGATATTCTACCTAGTTTAGCAACACGTGTTAAAAATAAATTAGACATTAAAAATCCTAAATGTGTTGCTTACGATATTCTTTTTGGATGTCCGGGCTGGATTGAAGGTGTTTTGCAAGCCAATGCATTCATTAAATCCGGAATGGCAAAACGTGTTTTGGTAATTGGTGCCGAAACCTTATCAAGGGTTGTAGATGATCATGATCGTGATTCTATGATATATTCTGATGGAGCCGGAGCTTCAATTTTAGAAGCTTCTGATGATGAAGCCGGATTATTATCGTACGAAAGTGCTACTTTTGCCAATGATGAAGCCAACTTTTTATACTTCGGAAAATCATATAATCCAGATTTAGATCCGGATATTAAATACATTAAAATGTACGGCCGTAAAATCTACGAATTTGCTTTAAGCCAGGTTCCATGCGCCATGAAAAACTGTTTAGATAAAAGCGGAATCGGAATTGATGAGGTAAAAAAGATCTTAATTCATCAGGCAAACGAAAAAATGGACGAAGCAATTATCGCACGTTTCTACAAGCTTTACGACAAAACTGCACCGGAAAACATTATGCCAATGAGTATTCATGATTTAGGAAACTCAAGCGTTGCAACTGTACCAACTTTATACGATCTTTTGATACAGGGAAAACTGGAAAATCACGAAATTAACAAAGGCGATGTTGTTATTTTTGCCTCTGTAGGAGCAGGAATGAACGTTAACGCATTTGTATACAGATATTAG
- a CDS encoding SRPBCC family protein, with translation MTIINLTTKIKAPQKKVFDASRNIDIHQQSTSKTNEKAIAGVTSGLINLNETVTFRGKHFGFYLTHKSRITAMNFNDYFVDEMESGKFKYFKHEHFFEEQNGVTIMKDKLQYETPFGILGELFDILFLEKHLINFLLERNKTLKEVSEKRDLK, from the coding sequence ATGACAATAATAAACCTTACAACGAAAATAAAAGCACCTCAAAAAAAAGTTTTTGATGCTTCAAGAAATATCGATATTCATCAGCAATCTACAAGTAAAACAAACGAAAAAGCAATTGCCGGCGTAACATCAGGATTAATAAATTTGAATGAAACCGTAACTTTTCGCGGTAAACATTTCGGGTTTTACCTTACTCATAAAAGCCGAATTACTGCAATGAATTTTAATGATTATTTTGTTGATGAAATGGAAAGCGGTAAATTCAAATATTTTAAACACGAACATTTTTTTGAAGAACAAAATGGTGTTACAATCATGAAAGATAAATTACAATACGAAACTCCGTTTGGAATTTTAGGTGAACTTTTCGATATTTTATTTCTCGAAAAACACCTTATAAACTTTCTTTTAGAAAGAAATAAAACACTAAAAGAAGTGTCAGAAAAAAGAGATTTAAAATAA
- a CDS encoding methyltransferase: protein MYEKTFPNKRFKLTLEFLQKHVNTSETIFDFGVPNPFSKIMEENGYTVKNTKGEDLDNDQTALQTEDYTVFTAFEIFEHLLNPYTILENVKCDKLLISIPLRLWFSPAYRSKTDMWDRHYHEFEDWQLDWLLEKTGWKITDRQKFTHPVKKFGFRPLLRYFTPRYYIVVAEKIHN from the coding sequence ATGTACGAAAAAACGTTTCCAAATAAAAGATTCAAACTTACATTAGAGTTTTTACAAAAACACGTTAATACATCAGAAACTATTTTTGATTTTGGTGTACCAAATCCATTTTCTAAAATAATGGAAGAAAACGGTTATACCGTAAAAAACACAAAAGGAGAAGATTTAGACAACGATCAAACGGCGCTACAAACCGAAGATTATACTGTTTTTACTGCGTTTGAAATTTTCGAACACTTGCTAAATCCGTACACAATTCTGGAAAACGTAAAATGTGATAAATTGCTAATTTCAATTCCGTTACGTTTATGGTTTTCGCCGGCATATCGTTCAAAAACAGATATGTGGGACAGACATTACCATGAATTTGAAGATTGGCAATTAGACTGGCTTTTAGAAAAAACAGGCTGGAAAATAACCGATCGTCAAAAATTTACACATCCGGTAAAAAAGTTTGGGTTCAGACCATTATTAAGATATTTCACTCCAAGATATTATATCGTTGTGGCAGAAAAAATTCATAATTAA
- a CDS encoding GbsR/MarR family transcriptional regulator, with translation MEFKEAKNKFVQTWGALGSQWGINKTMAQIHALLMVSNEPVSMEDIMEELQISRGNTSMNLKALMDWGIVYKEYKAGERREFFTAEKDLDELAVKISRERSKREIKPALKILKEVSTIEANNSEEEKHFIEQTSKLYDFVLKADNMLDKITEFNENWLGRLVLKIMK, from the coding sequence ATGGAATTCAAAGAAGCAAAAAATAAGTTCGTACAAACCTGGGGAGCATTAGGTTCTCAATGGGGAATTAATAAAACTATGGCACAAATTCATGCTTTATTAATGGTCTCGAACGAACCTGTTTCTATGGAAGATATTATGGAAGAATTGCAAATTTCCCGCGGAAATACCAGCATGAATCTAAAAGCTTTGATGGATTGGGGAATTGTTTATAAAGAATATAAAGCCGGAGAAAGAAGAGAATTTTTTACTGCTGAAAAAGACTTAGACGAACTAGCCGTAAAAATTTCAAGAGAAAGAAGTAAAAGAGAAATCAAGCCCGCTCTTAAAATTTTAAAAGAAGTTTCGACAATTGAAGCAAACAATTCTGAAGAGGAAAAACACTTTATCGAGCAAACTTCTAAACTATATGATTTTGTTTTAAAAGCAGATAATATGTTAGACAAAATAACAGAATTCAACGAAAACTGGCTAGGACGTCTGGTTCTGAAAATTATGAAGTAA
- a CDS encoding DUF1090 domain-containing protein, which yields MTIKTKILSIAFFAISFIGFAQSNCTTLKGCERKLCELNVKLTAAKKAGNQNQIKGVEDAIAKTKKNCTTKTVNNDLDKKVKEKQQKVNERTADLNEAIKDKESKEKIDKKRKKLDEAKADLNKALAEQKTK from the coding sequence ATGACAATCAAAACTAAAATTTTATCGATAGCATTTTTCGCAATTTCTTTTATTGGATTCGCACAAAGTAATTGTACAACTTTAAAAGGCTGTGAAAGAAAATTATGCGAATTAAACGTGAAACTTACTGCAGCTAAAAAAGCAGGCAATCAAAATCAGATTAAAGGAGTTGAGGATGCAATTGCTAAAACCAAGAAAAACTGTACTACAAAAACAGTAAACAATGATCTTGACAAAAAAGTAAAAGAGAAACAACAAAAAGTTAACGAAAGAACAGCCGATTTAAACGAAGCTATTAAAGACAAAGAAAGCAAAGAAAAAATCGACAAGAAAAGAAAGAAACTTGATGAAGCAAAAGCCGATTTGAATAAAGCTTTGGCAGAGCAAAAAACAAAATAG